A section of the Dehalobacter sp. DCM genome encodes:
- a CDS encoding methyl-accepting chemotaxis protein, whose amino-acid sequence MNSILIDYTVKINKYIFVFGWLGLVSSFVTIFLGNSNANLWLVILALIGNSVCGFLIYRKIYFRATSYILIIDAVLSLISAINDTSMMGMGIIITLCISAIYLNKTLLASVGCVYNVLLILMYFVNSDIQKVFIKYIFSIDLAFIFLFVICKGGSDLIQKATDKEYEAKKLLESLEATSVVIRDNTVSLNKDITCCNENIGAIKEISSAMTSAVQEITKGVVSQAESISDISDMINIADEKVSEINSYSRNLAEASVYTNHKVYEGSDKMHQMEEQIMIINTAINQSLTTVQDLNRSMDDINSFLSGIDDIAVQTNLLALNAAIEAARAGESGRGFAVVAEEVRKLAEQSADTVKKINAIIGEINEKTKLALEEVHNGSIAVKQGDVVTIEVKDLFEEIRSSFNHNDTYIANELQMIENISSIFTQIREQAENIASISEEHSAASEEMLATTEEQNSGIENIYVLMNHISDSSMKLQKLSLKETKC is encoded by the coding sequence ATGAATAGTATTCTCATTGACTACACTGTCAAAATCAATAAGTATATTTTTGTTTTTGGCTGGCTTGGGTTGGTGTCATCATTTGTTACGATTTTTTTGGGCAATTCAAATGCAAATCTTTGGCTCGTGATTTTAGCCCTAATTGGCAACTCAGTATGCGGGTTTTTAATTTATAGAAAAATATATTTTAGGGCTACCTCCTATATTTTAATTATTGATGCCGTTTTATCTCTGATATCTGCGATTAACGATACATCTATGATGGGAATGGGAATAATAATAACCCTTTGTATTTCAGCAATTTACCTTAATAAAACATTACTTGCTTCGGTTGGCTGTGTTTACAACGTATTATTAATTCTTATGTACTTCGTTAACAGTGATATACAGAAAGTTTTTATTAAATATATTTTTAGTATTGATTTGGCATTTATATTCTTATTTGTTATTTGTAAAGGCGGATCTGATTTAATCCAGAAAGCTACGGATAAGGAATATGAAGCAAAAAAATTATTAGAATCTTTAGAAGCTACATCTGTAGTTATACGGGATAATACGGTATCTTTAAATAAGGACATAACGTGTTGTAATGAAAATATTGGGGCTATAAAAGAAATTAGCAGCGCAATGACTTCTGCTGTACAGGAAATAACAAAAGGGGTTGTAAGTCAGGCTGAAAGCATTAGCGACATCAGCGATATGATAAATATTGCAGATGAAAAGGTATCAGAGATTAATAGTTACTCTAGAAATTTAGCAGAGGCTTCAGTATACACAAATCATAAAGTATACGAAGGCTCCGATAAAATGCATCAGATGGAAGAACAGATAATGATAATAAACACGGCGATTAATCAATCACTTACGACTGTACAAGATTTAAATAGAAGTATGGATGATATCAATAGTTTCCTTTCAGGGATAGATGACATAGCCGTACAGACAAACTTATTAGCCCTAAATGCAGCAATTGAAGCAGCCAGGGCAGGTGAATCAGGAAGAGGATTTGCCGTAGTAGCAGAAGAGGTGCGAAAACTGGCAGAACAAAGTGCAGATACCGTAAAAAAGATAAATGCAATTATTGGAGAAATAAATGAAAAAACAAAACTTGCTTTGGAAGAAGTACATAATGGAAGCATTGCGGTCAAGCAAGGAGATGTGGTTACAATCGAGGTAAAGGACCTATTTGAGGAAATCAGATCATCATTTAATCATAATGATACATATATAGCCAACGAGTTACAGATGATTGAAAATATCAGTTCAATTTTTACTCAAATACGTGAACAAGCTGAAAATATAGCCAGCATCTCGGAAGAACATTCTGCAGCTAGTGAAGAAATGCTGGCCACAACAGAAGAGCAGAATTCAGGAATAGAAAATATTTATGTGTTAATGAATCATATTAGTGATTCGAGTATGAAGCTTCAAAAATTAAGTTTAAAGGAAACAAAATGCTGA
- a CDS encoding sigma-54 interaction domain-containing protein, with translation MIQDISQPNLITEEKWAAIIACKERFFNDGLTPLNNSYMRTEVAESWIRSNNKGIDPHKINVPNLDPHEFKKILTQNQVLIDTTIPLIQTYKPLVSISKCLFYLYDKNGAELIREGRKLESGESSTLFSEDTYGTMAHVLALKHKTPVQLIGAENYIYEASMNISSAAPILDENGDLIGCLLLLLPQSDIILDKGFHAIQAHSLGWVTSIALAIGQQMTLKNKNERLTANSDILETTLNFLDEGIITVDKSGEIVRANLKAQHYLDLDQEQTGNKNIHHYTANSRWLKQALQGKRLDYIEDSIQTLKGKRHFLFSSRPVFESSSTIPKGAVIRISSIKDMSDYVARQNSTAAKFTFDSMVGKSTVFESVKELAMQFAFSEENILLTGESGTGKELFAQAIHNACYPNGPFIALNCAAMPRTLVESELFGYEGGSFTGAEKKGRIGKIEMANGGTLFLDEIGDMPLELQAVLLRVLEDKYVVRIGGNELRPVNFRLIAATNQSLATLVQEHLFRADLFFRLSTLKIDIPPLRERGSDIMLFATHFLTEYCMKMGWNRPGISKAATNAMLRYAWPGNVRQLEKAMIYAASTAKGSMIEIENLPKEIHSLEAEISPVSPGQQPLNLSLLEIEATKSALDETNYHVEKAAELLGIGRSTLYKRLKRYNIPLPFDSNRRS, from the coding sequence ATGATTCAGGATATCAGTCAACCTAACTTGATCACCGAGGAAAAATGGGCCGCGATCATTGCGTGTAAAGAGCGCTTTTTTAACGATGGTCTTACCCCGCTAAACAATTCCTATATGCGCACAGAAGTTGCCGAATCATGGATACGTTCAAATAATAAGGGTATTGACCCCCATAAAATCAATGTACCTAATTTAGACCCTCACGAATTTAAAAAGATACTCACCCAGAACCAGGTGTTGATTGATACGACGATACCGCTAATCCAAACCTATAAACCGCTTGTGTCGATATCGAAATGCCTTTTCTATTTGTATGACAAGAATGGTGCAGAACTTATCCGGGAAGGAAGAAAACTGGAATCCGGTGAATCCTCCACCCTTTTTTCCGAAGATACTTATGGAACGATGGCCCATGTCCTGGCACTGAAACATAAGACACCGGTCCAACTGATCGGAGCCGAGAATTATATCTATGAAGCCAGTATGAATATCAGTTCCGCCGCGCCAATCCTTGACGAAAACGGTGACCTGATTGGTTGTCTTCTTTTGCTTTTGCCCCAATCCGATATTATTTTGGATAAAGGTTTTCATGCAATTCAAGCGCATTCTTTGGGCTGGGTTACTTCCATCGCCCTGGCTATCGGGCAGCAGATGACCCTGAAAAACAAAAATGAGCGTCTGACAGCCAACAGCGATATATTGGAGACTACGCTTAACTTCCTGGATGAGGGCATTATTACCGTTGACAAATCCGGCGAAATTGTACGGGCCAATTTGAAAGCACAGCATTACCTTGACTTAGATCAAGAACAAACCGGAAACAAAAATATCCACCATTATACAGCCAATAGCCGCTGGCTCAAGCAGGCACTTCAAGGAAAAAGATTGGATTATATAGAAGATTCCATTCAAACGCTGAAGGGTAAACGCCATTTCCTCTTCAGTTCCCGTCCGGTGTTTGAAAGCAGCAGCACCATTCCCAAAGGTGCTGTTATCAGGATCAGCAGCATCAAAGACATGAGTGATTATGTCGCTCGTCAGAACAGTACTGCTGCTAAATTTACGTTTGACAGCATGGTCGGCAAAAGCACTGTCTTTGAAAGTGTCAAGGAATTAGCGATGCAATTTGCATTTTCGGAAGAAAATATCCTCTTGACCGGTGAAAGCGGTACCGGCAAAGAATTATTTGCCCAGGCTATCCATAATGCCTGTTATCCGAATGGCCCTTTTATCGCCTTGAATTGTGCAGCAATGCCGCGAACATTAGTTGAAAGCGAACTTTTTGGCTATGAAGGCGGCAGCTTTACCGGGGCCGAGAAAAAGGGCCGCATCGGTAAAATAGAAATGGCTAACGGCGGCACACTTTTTCTGGACGAGATCGGTGATATGCCCCTGGAATTACAGGCTGTTCTGCTCCGAGTACTCGAAGATAAATACGTGGTACGGATCGGCGGCAATGAGCTGCGCCCAGTTAATTTCCGTTTGATTGCGGCCACAAATCAAAGCCTGGCTACACTTGTCCAAGAGCATCTTTTCCGGGCTGACTTGTTTTTCCGCTTATCGACGTTAAAAATCGATATTCCTCCCCTACGAGAGCGCGGCTCCGATATTATGCTGTTTGCCACCCATTTCTTAACAGAATATTGTATGAAAATGGGCTGGAATCGCCCCGGGATCAGCAAAGCTGCCACGAACGCGATGCTGCGTTATGCTTGGCCGGGGAATGTACGCCAGTTGGAGAAAGCCATGATATATGCTGCCAGTACAGCAAAGGGCAGCATGATAGAAATTGAGAATCTGCCCAAGGAAATACACTCGCTCGAAGCTGAAATTTCACCAGTGTCTCCAGGACAGCAACCACTTAATTTAAGTCTTTTGGAGATTGAAGCAACGAAAAGTGCCCTGGACGAAACAAATTATCACGTGGAGAAAGCAGCGGAATTATTGGGAATCGGCAGATCAACATTGTATAAACGTTTGAAACGGTATAACATCCCATTGCCGTTTGATAGCAATCGCAGATCGTAA
- a CDS encoding 4Fe-4S dicluster domain-containing protein, protein MKVFVIDIAKCNGCYGCQLACKDEHVNNDWMPYAKPQPDTGHFWMKLNEKTHGQVPKVKLEYTPYTCMHCADPACVKKSDAFYKREDGLVILDPLKAEGKKELVDACPYGVIYWNESLNIAQKCTGCAHLVDEGQLPHCVDFCATGALRFGEAEEFAAEIAQAEVMLPEQGTRPNVYYLNLPKLFIGGEVWDPIADDIVEGAKVTLTGPNGFTAETLSDDFGDFWFRQLNAGTYTLKIEAPGFQPVVKEAIALTDSLNIGDIPLNK, encoded by the coding sequence ATGAAAGTATTCGTAATCGATATCGCCAAATGCAATGGTTGTTATGGTTGCCAGCTGGCCTGCAAAGATGAGCATGTCAATAATGACTGGATGCCCTATGCCAAGCCGCAGCCGGATACCGGTCATTTTTGGATGAAACTCAATGAAAAAACCCACGGCCAGGTACCCAAGGTCAAATTAGAATATACACCCTATACCTGCATGCACTGCGCTGACCCCGCCTGTGTAAAAAAGAGCGATGCCTTTTATAAACGGGAAGACGGTCTGGTCATTCTAGATCCCCTCAAGGCTGAAGGCAAAAAAGAGCTTGTTGATGCCTGCCCCTATGGCGTCATTTACTGGAATGAGAGCTTAAATATCGCTCAGAAATGCACGGGTTGTGCCCATTTGGTTGACGAAGGCCAACTGCCGCACTGTGTTGATTTTTGCGCCACCGGAGCATTGCGTTTTGGCGAAGCCGAAGAATTTGCCGCAGAAATTGCCCAAGCGGAAGTGATGCTGCCGGAACAGGGCACACGTCCAAACGTTTATTATCTGAATCTGCCGAAACTGTTTATTGGCGGCGAGGTGTGGGATCCCATTGCCGATGACATCGTTGAAGGCGCCAAAGTGACTCTGACGGGGCCGAATGGCTTCACTGCCGAAACCTTAAGCGATGATTTCGGTGATTTCTGGTTCCGCCAACTCAATGCCGGCACCTATACGTTAAAAATTGAGGCCCCAGGTTTTCAACCTGTCGTCAAAGAGGCCATCGCCTTAACCGATAGCTTGAATATCGGCGATATCCCACTGAACAAATAA
- a CDS encoding molybdopterin-dependent oxidoreductase yields the protein MNGDKIKTYYKGLGFCGFGAGANTAEIDVKDDKILRIRPMQYDKLYSKEELNAWKIEARGETFEVPLKSAIPPFSLVYKKRAYSPNRILYPMKREDWDPNGERNPQNRGKSKFVRISWDEATDIIASEIRRIEKEYGLNSILLEGDGHGETKMIHASHGCHTKLFAVLGAYTFQTRNPDSWEGWYWGAKHMWGCDSVGEGYTGNLLLGMAKYTNMILFWGCDMETTPWGWGGQLASNYCFYLTKLGIKQVYICPDVNYGCAVHADKWIPILPNTDSALQLAVMYTWLQEDTWDKDFIATHAVGFDIFKNYVLGEEDGIPKTPKWAEPITGIPARTIKALARKWAKEATSIAHCNGGSMIRSTYSHEPARLEVACLSMQGLGAPGRNQFKFIEWGTFGDPHTNSGPRSAGIAFIDKAYRGTEFIPPESIIPKTLIPKAILGDYDEDHPLTWYGATLAGMPREDQLVMYQYPIPGSKEIHMVWTDTPCWTTCWNGGNSMIQALRSEKIQTVIAQHPWLENDCLMADLLLPINTKFEEEDIGNDVYSGTFQMVYHEERCIEPLGESVSDYEAVGLVAKKLGVYEEYTKGNSIEDWIKIGFECTDAKDYITYEQFKENKYFAMPAAEGWQDDPMGFEEFYRDPETYPLKTPTGKIEFYSETLAEYFPDDQERGPYPKFVPYGESHQESFLHPRSEEFPYLIVSNHPRWRVHANLDDVSWLREIPTCKVVGPDGYQYEPVWLNPKDAEKLGVKDGDVVKIFNDRGWVLGGVIVTERIIPGVVLQDHGTRIDPIEAGVSDRSGANNLIAPTNIISKNVAGEVTSGYLVNVEKVDVFELAKQYPEAFGRKYIKGVGVSQENRFKL from the coding sequence ATGAACGGCGACAAAATCAAAACATATTACAAAGGGCTTGGTTTTTGTGGCTTCGGTGCCGGTGCCAATACTGCGGAGATCGACGTAAAAGACGACAAAATCTTAAGAATACGACCCATGCAGTATGATAAGCTGTATTCAAAGGAAGAACTGAATGCCTGGAAAATCGAAGCCAGGGGGGAAACCTTTGAGGTTCCTCTTAAATCTGCCATTCCCCCGTTCAGTCTCGTTTACAAAAAACGTGCTTATTCGCCCAATCGTATTTTGTATCCTATGAAAAGAGAAGACTGGGATCCCAATGGCGAAAGAAATCCACAGAACCGGGGCAAAAGCAAGTTTGTGCGGATCAGTTGGGATGAGGCTACGGATATTATCGCTTCCGAAATCCGCCGGATTGAAAAAGAATATGGACTGAACTCCATTCTGCTTGAGGGTGATGGTCATGGCGAGACCAAAATGATCCATGCTTCTCATGGCTGTCATACCAAACTCTTCGCAGTTCTCGGCGCGTATACCTTCCAGACCCGTAATCCAGACAGTTGGGAAGGCTGGTATTGGGGCGCCAAGCATATGTGGGGCTGTGACTCCGTCGGCGAAGGTTACACCGGCAACCTGCTTCTCGGAATGGCCAAATATACGAATATGATCCTCTTTTGGGGATGTGATATGGAAACCACACCCTGGGGCTGGGGTGGACAATTAGCCAGTAATTATTGTTTCTACCTGACCAAGCTGGGCATCAAACAAGTCTACATCTGCCCGGATGTCAACTATGGCTGTGCCGTCCATGCGGACAAATGGATCCCGATCCTGCCCAATACCGACAGCGCACTGCAGCTGGCGGTCATGTATACCTGGCTGCAGGAGGATACCTGGGACAAAGATTTTATCGCTACCCATGCCGTAGGCTTCGATATTTTCAAAAATTATGTACTGGGTGAAGAAGACGGGATACCGAAAACTCCGAAGTGGGCTGAACCAATTACCGGTATCCCGGCCAGAACCATAAAAGCCTTAGCCAGAAAATGGGCCAAAGAAGCGACTTCAATCGCGCATTGCAACGGCGGTTCCATGATCCGCTCCACTTATTCCCATGAACCTGCCCGCCTTGAGGTTGCCTGTTTGAGCATGCAGGGCTTGGGTGCTCCCGGTCGCAACCAGTTCAAGTTTATTGAATGGGGAACTTTTGGCGATCCGCATACAAATTCCGGTCCTCGCTCCGCAGGGATTGCTTTTATTGACAAAGCATACCGCGGCACGGAATTCATCCCGCCCGAATCCATTATTCCAAAAACGTTGATTCCCAAGGCTATTCTTGGCGATTATGACGAAGATCACCCGTTGACCTGGTATGGAGCAACACTCGCCGGCATGCCGCGGGAAGACCAATTAGTTATGTACCAATATCCTATTCCTGGTTCGAAAGAGATCCACATGGTTTGGACAGACACCCCATGCTGGACGACGTGTTGGAACGGCGGCAACAGCATGATCCAAGCACTGCGCAGTGAAAAGATCCAGACGGTCATCGCCCAGCACCCCTGGCTGGAAAATGACTGTCTTATGGCTGACCTTTTGCTTCCAATCAATACGAAATTTGAAGAAGAAGATATCGGCAACGATGTCTACAGCGGCACTTTCCAAATGGTTTATCATGAAGAACGCTGCATCGAACCGCTGGGTGAGTCCGTCAGCGACTATGAAGCTGTCGGCCTGGTTGCCAAGAAACTTGGCGTTTACGAAGAATACACGAAAGGCAACAGCATTGAGGATTGGATCAAAATCGGCTTTGAATGTACGGACGCCAAGGATTATATCACGTATGAACAATTTAAAGAAAATAAGTATTTTGCTATGCCTGCTGCCGAAGGTTGGCAGGATGACCCCATGGGATTCGAAGAATTCTATAGAGATCCGGAAACCTATCCGCTGAAAACACCGACGGGTAAAATCGAATTCTACTCAGAAACATTGGCAGAATACTTCCCCGACGATCAAGAACGCGGACCTTATCCGAAGTTTGTCCCCTATGGTGAAAGCCATCAGGAGAGCTTCCTCCATCCCCGCAGTGAAGAATTCCCGTACCTGATCGTCTCCAACCATCCCCGCTGGCGCGTTCATGCCAATCTGGATGATGTGTCGTGGCTGCGTGAAATCCCCACCTGTAAAGTCGTCGGACCGGATGGTTACCAATATGAACCGGTATGGCTTAATCCTAAAGATGCGGAAAAATTAGGCGTTAAAGACGGCGATGTCGTGAAAATCTTTAATGACCGGGGTTGGGTGCTGGGCGGCGTTATCGTTACCGAACGCATTATACCCGGTGTCGTTCTACAGGACCATGGAACCCGTATCGACCCCATCGAAGCCGGCGTCAGCGACCGTTCAGGAGCCAATAACCTCATCGCTCCGACGAATATTATTTCTAAAAATGTCGCCGGAGAAGTCACCAGCGGCTATCTGGTGAATGTTGAGAAGGTCGACGTCTTCGAATTGGCGAAGCAGTATCCGGAAGCCTTTGGCAGAAAATATATTAAAGGCGTCGGTGTCAGTCAGGAAAATCGGTTTAAACTGTAA
- the asnB gene encoding asparagine synthase (glutamine-hydrolyzing) yields the protein MCGIVGWLDWDRDLSESGVIINAMVDTLVPRGPDARGMYLRTPIAFGHSRLAVVDIIGGQQPMVRFRDGWEYVITYNGELYNTEEIRRELVLKGYSPQGHSDTEILLLSYMEWGEACVDKLNGIFAFGIWDSRRETLFIARDRMGVKPLFYFQKNNSFLFASELKALLAHPDIPAELDNEGLAELFMIGPARTPGHGVIRNINEVKPGCAMKLERGNVSSWAYWSLKNEPHTDDLATTIVKVRHLVSDAVSRQLVSDVPLGTLLSGGLDSSIITAIAAKTYRDQGRSLPTFSIDYTGNQRFFKANDFQPDPDAPWVEKMVGYMQTDHHGLFLDPSELIDALDDATHARDLPGMADIDSSLLLFSRKIKDTVTVGLSGECADEVFGGYPWFHREDLRSADTFPWAAALDTRLEILSPDLIDRIKPVDYVRERYAEALWEIPAEEDGDTSSYKRISYLTLTRFMPTLLDRKDRMTMATGLEVRVPFCDHRIVEYVWNIPSDIKNYRGREKGLLRAAFEGVLPEDILWRRKSPYPKTHDPAFLQAVAAKLEQRLNDAASPLLDLVDRKKLLTMTAAASTNANKPWFGQLMDLPRLFAYLLQMEYWLKKNKIKII from the coding sequence ATGTGCGGTATTGTTGGGTGGCTGGACTGGGATCGTGATCTGTCCGAGTCCGGAGTAATTATTAATGCCATGGTGGATACGCTAGTTCCCCGAGGTCCTGACGCCAGGGGAATGTACTTAAGGACCCCTATCGCATTTGGGCACAGCCGATTGGCCGTAGTCGACATCATCGGCGGTCAGCAGCCCATGGTCCGTTTTCGGGATGGCTGGGAATATGTCATCACATATAACGGAGAGCTGTATAATACAGAGGAAATTCGGCGGGAGCTTGTACTTAAAGGCTATTCACCGCAAGGGCATTCGGATACAGAGATCCTTCTTTTGTCTTATATGGAATGGGGGGAAGCCTGTGTTGATAAACTCAATGGCATTTTTGCCTTTGGTATATGGGACAGCCGGAGAGAAACTCTCTTCATCGCCAGGGATAGAATGGGAGTCAAACCCCTATTTTACTTTCAGAAAAACAATTCCTTCCTATTTGCCTCCGAGCTGAAGGCCCTCCTGGCTCATCCTGATATTCCCGCCGAACTTGATAACGAAGGCCTGGCCGAACTTTTTATGATCGGACCGGCCCGGACTCCCGGACATGGGGTCATTCGAAATATCAACGAAGTCAAACCGGGCTGCGCGATGAAGCTTGAACGGGGCAACGTATCCTCCTGGGCCTATTGGTCGTTAAAAAACGAACCGCACACCGACGATTTGGCGACCACAATCGTGAAGGTCCGTCATCTTGTTTCGGATGCCGTCTCCCGCCAATTGGTCTCCGATGTTCCGTTGGGCACCTTACTGTCCGGCGGGCTGGATTCCAGCATTATTACAGCGATTGCCGCGAAGACATACCGTGATCAAGGACGATCCCTGCCCACATTTTCAATCGATTATACCGGCAATCAACGCTTTTTTAAAGCGAACGATTTTCAACCGGACCCGGACGCGCCATGGGTGGAAAAGATGGTGGGTTACATGCAAACCGATCACCATGGTCTTTTCTTAGACCCCTCCGAACTGATCGATGCTTTGGATGACGCGACCCACGCGAGAGACCTGCCGGGTATGGCCGATATTGACTCTTCACTGCTTTTGTTCAGCCGAAAAATCAAAGACACGGTGACTGTAGGTCTTTCCGGAGAATGTGCTGACGAGGTCTTTGGCGGATATCCTTGGTTTCATCGGGAAGATCTGCGCTCAGCGGATACCTTCCCCTGGGCTGCCGCTTTGGATACGCGTCTGGAGATCCTCTCGCCAGATTTAATCGATCGGATAAAACCCGTTGATTATGTCCGTGAGCGTTATGCGGAAGCACTTTGGGAAATACCGGCCGAAGAGGATGGCGACACATCTTCCTATAAACGAATCAGTTACTTGACCCTGACGCGCTTCATGCCCACATTGCTTGACCGTAAAGACCGGATGACGATGGCTACAGGGCTGGAAGTCCGCGTCCCGTTCTGTGATCATCGGATCGTGGAATATGTCTGGAATATTCCCTCGGATATAAAAAATTACCGTGGCAGGGAAAAAGGCTTGCTTCGGGCTGCTTTTGAGGGGGTACTCCCGGAAGATATCCTTTGGCGCCGAAAAAGCCCCTATCCCAAAACGCATGACCCGGCGTTCCTGCAAGCAGTGGCGGCTAAACTGGAGCAGAGGTTAAATGACGCTGCATCACCCTTACTGGATTTGGTGGACAGGAAGAAATTGCTGACCATGACAGCCGCTGCCTCCACGAATGCCAATAAACCCTGGTTCGGCCAATTGATGGATTTGCCTCGTCTCTTTGCCTATTTGCTGCAAATGGAGTATTGGCTGAAGAAAAATAAGATTAAAATCATCTAA
- a CDS encoding ABC transporter ATP-binding protein — protein sequence MEPAVQLKIKALTFPPATKIVLKDIDLTIQKGDFVAITGEVASGKSMLLHCITGAAVKFFNGEINGSSRVMGRDTQEIPLSGMCDYIGYMMQEPQNQMISISVGEEVAFGIANMNLSWEEITRRTHHYLEFVGLTDFHDRKTDELSGGQAQRVVFASVLAMETPILVLDQPTAELDSQGKKDLYAYLGYLNKEKGVTVIMVMDRARDILPYANRVLIVADGTVKAEYKPHEYLQQLQNKAVWKTTNRLVSQFKPQNNLSEEKIIEVKDLSFTYKGVFLGCENINLAVSRGDFIGLVGLNGSGKTTLLKLMEGLLMPDKGSIVMFNQALTKKNLAALRSKIGFLFQNPDFQIFANTVKDEVGFILKTRRLPQKEIEAKVDRILAVTGLAEYADCHPHQLSRSQRQKLAIASIIVGDPEIIIADEPTSSLDEEQSALIMELLSHLHEQGKTIILVTHDLSAVQKYTNRIIVMRKHHVVLDVPSKDMDSCKEDLMDLGLDVHQSVYFPEDGIAL from the coding sequence ATGGAACCTGCAGTACAGCTAAAAATCAAAGCGTTGACTTTTCCGCCGGCAACGAAGATTGTTCTGAAAGATATTGATCTTACGATCCAGAAAGGAGACTTTGTTGCCATTACCGGTGAAGTCGCCTCAGGCAAATCCATGTTGCTTCATTGCATCACGGGGGCTGCAGTTAAGTTTTTCAACGGGGAAATAAACGGTTCCAGCAGGGTAATGGGACGAGACACCCAAGAGATCCCATTATCGGGGATGTGCGATTATATCGGTTATATGATGCAGGAACCTCAAAATCAAATGATCAGCATCAGTGTGGGGGAAGAGGTCGCTTTCGGTATTGCCAATATGAATCTTTCCTGGGAAGAGATAACCAGGAGAACGCATCATTACCTTGAATTTGTAGGGTTAACGGATTTTCATGATCGTAAGACGGATGAATTGTCCGGCGGGCAAGCCCAACGCGTCGTATTCGCCAGCGTTCTGGCAATGGAAACTCCTATTCTTGTTTTAGATCAACCGACGGCAGAACTTGATAGTCAGGGGAAGAAGGATCTTTATGCGTATCTTGGCTATTTAAACAAGGAAAAAGGTGTCACGGTGATCATGGTAATGGATCGGGCCCGCGATATTCTCCCCTATGCCAATCGTGTTCTGATCGTGGCCGACGGGACAGTCAAGGCGGAATACAAACCGCATGAATACCTGCAGCAGCTGCAAAATAAGGCGGTCTGGAAAACGACAAACCGTTTGGTATCGCAGTTTAAACCTCAAAACAATCTATCGGAAGAAAAGATAATCGAGGTCAAGGACCTATCCTTTACCTATAAAGGAGTCTTTCTTGGCTGTGAAAACATTAATTTAGCCGTCTCCCGCGGGGATTTTATTGGGTTAGTGGGCCTGAATGGGTCAGGCAAAACGACATTGCTCAAGTTGATGGAAGGCTTGCTCATGCCGGATAAAGGGTCAATCGTGATGTTCAACCAGGCTTTGACCAAGAAGAATTTAGCCGCCTTACGCAGTAAAATTGGTTTCTTGTTTCAAAATCCTGATTTTCAGATATTCGCCAACACGGTTAAAGACGAGGTCGGTTTCATTTTAAAAACAAGGAGGCTGCCGCAAAAAGAAATTGAAGCAAAGGTGGACAGGATATTAGCGGTTACCGGTCTGGCTGAGTATGCCGATTGTCATCCGCATCAGCTTAGCCGCAGTCAGCGTCAGAAATTGGCAATTGCCTCGATTATTGTTGGCGACCCGGAGATAATCATCGCAGATGAACCAACATCCAGCTTAGATGAGGAACAAAGCGCCCTGATTATGGAATTGCTCTCCCACTTGCATGAGCAGGGCAAAACGATCATTCTCGTAACCCATGATCTCAGTGCAGTGCAAAAATATACCAATCGAATCATTGTGATGCGGAAGCACCACGTTGTACTGGATGTTCCGAGCAAAGATATGGATTCCTGCAAAGAAGACTTGATGGACTTGGGGCTCGATGTGCACCAGAGTGTTTATTTTCCAGAGGATGGTATTGCCTTATGA